A genomic stretch from Suncus etruscus isolate mSunEtr1 chromosome 17, mSunEtr1.pri.cur, whole genome shotgun sequence includes:
- the NPM3 gene encoding nucleoplasmin-3, with protein MAAGAAATALAFLNPESRARAGPVGGLRFPAPVTMDSFFFGCELSGHTRSFTFKVEEEDDAEHMLALTMLCLTEGAKDECNVVEIVARNHDHQEIAVPVANLKLSCQPMLSLDDFQLQPPVTFRLQSGSGPVRITGRHQIVTISNDVSEEEESEEESEDEVELCSIMPAKKQGGRP; from the exons ATGGCCGCTGGCGCTGCCGCCACCGCCTTGGCTTTCTTGAACCCGGAGAGCCGGGCCCGGGCCGGACCCGTCGGGGGCCTGCGATTCCCGGCGCCCGTCACGATGGACAGTTTCTTCTTCG GCTGTGAGCTCTCCGGCCACACCCGCTCTTTCACATTCAAGGTAGAGGAGGAGGATGATGCTGAGCACATGCTGGCTTTGACCATG CTCTGCCTCACAGAGGGGGCCAAAGATGAATGTAATGTTGTGGAAATTGTGGCCCGGAACCACGACCATCAGGAGATTGCAGTCCCCGTGGCCAACCTCAAGTTGTCCTGCCAGCCCATG CTCAGTTTGGACGATTTCCAGCTCCAGCCACCTGTGACCTTCCGTCTGCAGTCAGGCTCTGGCCCAGTTAGGATCACTGGACGACACCAGATCG TCACTATAAGCAATGATGTTTCTGAAGAAGAAGAGAGTGAGGAGGAGAGTGAAGATGAGGTTGAGTTGTGCTCCATCATGCCTGCCAAGAAGCAGGGGGGCAGGCCCTAG